One genomic region from Amycolatopsis sp. FBCC-B4732 encodes:
- a CDS encoding TetR/AcrR family transcriptional regulator, with product MTEALSQVLRSDARDNRERILEAARAIFAAEGLAVPMREIARRADVGPATLYRHFPTKEALATEAFADQMHVCYAIVDDGLADPDPARGFTSVLTKLCELHARDRGFTAAFTAVFPHAMDFAAARERAVKSIAELTRRAREAGYLRPDVELDDVILVLMANGGIQATSPAAHVAASRRFAALAIRGLRA from the coding sequence GTGACCGAAGCTTTGTCTCAGGTCCTGCGCTCCGACGCCCGGGACAACCGCGAACGCATCCTCGAGGCCGCCCGCGCGATCTTCGCGGCCGAGGGCCTGGCGGTGCCGATGCGCGAGATCGCCCGGCGCGCCGACGTCGGCCCGGCGACCCTGTACCGCCACTTCCCGACCAAGGAAGCGCTGGCCACCGAAGCGTTCGCCGACCAGATGCACGTGTGCTACGCGATCGTCGACGACGGGCTCGCCGACCCCGACCCGGCGCGCGGCTTCACTTCGGTGCTCACGAAGCTGTGCGAGCTGCACGCCCGCGACCGGGGTTTCACCGCGGCCTTCACGGCGGTGTTCCCGCACGCGATGGACTTCGCCGCGGCCCGCGAACGCGCGGTGAAGTCCATCGCCGAGCTGACCCGCCGCGCGCGGGAGGCCGGCTACCTGCGCCCCGACGTCGAACTCGACGACGTGATCCTGGTCCTCATGGCGAACGGCGGCATCCAGGCCACGTCACCGGCGGCGCACGTCGCGGCTTCACGGCGCTTCGCCGCCCTTGCCATCCGGGGCCTCCGGGCCTGA